In Cupriavidus basilensis, one genomic interval encodes:
- a CDS encoding DUF3293 domain-containing protein, whose translation MFSDSAIPQDFIQAYLETHYHVHGNTPATLKVGEVNPVLSALHEVAGVACSAYITACNPFSEEQEPARNAGLQQVLAETLRQRGLRHIDGIGQHPSNAWPGEASYLVLGLGLDEARALGTQLGQNAIVWSGADAVPRLILLR comes from the coding sequence TTGTTTTCTGACTCGGCGATTCCTCAAGACTTCATCCAGGCTTACCTGGAGACGCACTACCACGTGCACGGCAACACGCCGGCCACCTTGAAGGTGGGCGAGGTCAACCCCGTGCTGTCGGCCTTGCACGAGGTGGCCGGCGTGGCCTGCAGTGCCTACATCACGGCGTGCAATCCCTTCAGCGAGGAGCAGGAGCCGGCCCGCAACGCCGGGCTGCAGCAGGTCCTGGCGGAGACGCTGCGGCAACGCGGCCTGCGCCACATCGATGGCATTGGCCAGCATCCCTCCAATGCCTGGCCGGGCGAGGCAAGTTACCTGGTGCTCGGCCTGGGCCTGGACGAAGCCAGGGCATTGGGCACGCAGCTCGGCCAGAACGCCATCGTCTGGTCCGGCGCCGATGCCGTGCCGCGATTGATCCTGCTGCGATAA
- the metK gene encoding methionine adenosyltransferase, with protein sequence MTIRSGLFSSESVSAGHPDKLADRISDRILDAFLACDHHSRVACETLLADQCVIVAGEFKTRRRDDFDAVRASAETLVREVLRESGYRDAETGIDPQRCEVQIRFNGQSQDINQGVDRADGILGAGDQGLMFGYASDETPELMPAPIVYAHRLVRRQAELRQQGVLPWLQPDAKSQVSFRYVDGRPTQIEAVVLSTQHDAGIELEALRAAVLEHVIEPVIPTHLRAKELRCLINPTGRFVTGGPKGDAGLTGRKIIVDTYGGAAPHGGGAFSGKDPSKVDRSAAYMARYLARQVVTRGWARRALVQIAYAIGEAEPVSFLVETYGTEAEPRHDIAVELAREFDLRPQGIIETLDLLRPIYYPTAAYGHFGRVDVGLPWEQ encoded by the coding sequence ATGACGATTCGCAGCGGCCTTTTTTCCTCGGAATCGGTTTCCGCAGGTCACCCGGACAAGCTCGCCGATCGAATTTCAGACCGTATTCTCGATGCCTTCCTGGCGTGCGATCACCACTCGCGCGTCGCTTGCGAGACGCTGCTGGCTGACCAGTGCGTGATTGTCGCCGGCGAGTTCAAGACGCGGCGCCGGGATGATTTCGATGCCGTGCGTGCCTCGGCCGAGACCCTGGTGCGCGAGGTGCTGCGCGAGTCCGGCTATCGCGATGCCGAAACGGGCATCGATCCGCAGCGCTGCGAAGTCCAGATCCGCTTCAATGGCCAGTCGCAGGACATTAACCAAGGTGTCGATCGCGCCGACGGCATTCTGGGCGCGGGGGACCAAGGGTTGATGTTCGGCTATGCCTCCGACGAAACGCCCGAGCTTATGCCGGCGCCGATCGTCTACGCCCATCGACTGGTACGGCGCCAGGCGGAACTGCGGCAGCAAGGCGTCTTGCCCTGGCTCCAGCCCGATGCAAAATCGCAGGTGAGCTTCCGCTACGTCGACGGCCGCCCTACGCAGATTGAGGCCGTGGTGCTCTCTACGCAGCATGACGCGGGCATCGAGCTGGAAGCGCTGCGCGCTGCCGTGCTGGAGCATGTGATCGAGCCAGTGATCCCGACGCACTTGCGTGCCAAGGAGCTACGCTGCCTGATCAACCCGACGGGGCGCTTTGTCACGGGGGGACCAAAGGGGGATGCCGGGCTGACCGGCCGCAAGATCATCGTCGATACCTATGGCGGTGCCGCGCCCCACGGCGGCGGCGCGTTCTCGGGCAAGGATCCCTCCAAGGTGGACCGCTCGGCGGCCTATATGGCTCGTTACCTGGCAAGGCAGGTGGTGACGCGCGGCTGGGCGCGGCGTGCTCTAGTGCAGATCGCCTACGCGATCGGCGAGGCCGAGCCGGTCAGCTTCCTGGTCGAGACGTACGGGACGGAGGCCGAGCCACGACACGACATCGCCGTCGAGCTTGCGCGGGAGTTCGACCTGCGGCCGCAGGGCATCATCGAAACCCTGGATCTACTGCGCCCTATCTACTATCCAACCGCAGCCTACGGCCATTTCGGTCGCGTGGATGTCGGCCTCCCTTGGGAGCAGTGA